A portion of the Microbacterium hominis genome contains these proteins:
- a CDS encoding ABC transporter permease, producing MNLVGTLLVQRLRRDGRQLLMWTVGTGLLAYLSYTGVVQSFGSAQDRTVLIATALANPVILLFRGLPSGTEQSQVMIFLIMPFVAMLAAFMSTFLAVRHTRGEEEPGRAELISATPAGRTAPLIATTIHGLLANVVLAAFVTEAFLLTGSAVEGSLIAGTAAGMVGIVFLGVGLLTAQLMRTSRGANAAAVWTLLIAFLVCGFGNAIGTPSDDLTRMESSWLAWLSPFGWAENTRAFDENAWWPLALCAALSVVLITASMALSAARDLGGSFIAERRGRADAARGLSSPVGLAWRLTRGSIAGWAVGGLVVGILATTVADVVGELGSQSESIAEILQAISGGGDLTQATITTFFTMLGILAACSAVQIVCHARQEEAHGTAEPVLATVVNRVQWLAGFMVVAAIGVVAVIVAAILGSALGIATQGGDGDLLFTVWVTGAGQAVAAAVFLVLTAVIFVIAPRLTIPLGWTLVIVGMVLGLFGPIFGFPEWLANLSPITVTPLVVGDDVDLQGLWWLLAVVAAGAAGALALMRRRELATAG from the coding sequence ATGAACCTCGTCGGCACGCTGCTGGTGCAGCGGCTGCGCCGCGACGGCCGGCAGCTGCTGATGTGGACGGTGGGCACCGGCCTGCTCGCCTACCTCTCGTACACCGGGGTCGTCCAGTCATTCGGCTCCGCGCAGGACCGCACCGTGCTCATCGCCACCGCGCTGGCGAACCCGGTGATCCTGCTCTTCCGCGGACTGCCGTCGGGCACCGAGCAGAGCCAGGTGATGATCTTCCTGATCATGCCGTTCGTCGCGATGCTCGCCGCCTTCATGAGCACGTTCCTCGCGGTGCGGCACACGCGCGGCGAAGAGGAGCCGGGGCGCGCGGAGCTCATCTCCGCCACGCCCGCCGGGCGCACCGCGCCGCTGATCGCGACGACGATCCACGGTCTGCTCGCGAACGTGGTCCTGGCGGCGTTCGTCACGGAGGCGTTCCTGCTCACCGGCAGCGCCGTCGAAGGTTCGCTGATCGCCGGAACGGCAGCGGGCATGGTCGGCATCGTCTTCCTCGGCGTGGGGCTGCTCACCGCGCAGCTGATGCGCACCTCGCGGGGGGCGAACGCCGCGGCCGTGTGGACGCTGCTGATCGCCTTCCTCGTGTGCGGCTTCGGCAACGCCATCGGCACCCCGAGCGACGATCTCACCCGCATGGAGAGCTCCTGGCTCGCCTGGCTGTCGCCGTTCGGCTGGGCCGAGAACACCCGGGCCTTCGACGAGAACGCGTGGTGGCCGCTGGCCCTGTGCGCGGCGCTGTCCGTGGTGCTCATCACGGCGTCGATGGCACTGTCGGCGGCTCGCGACCTCGGGGGCAGCTTCATCGCCGAGCGCCGCGGCCGCGCCGACGCGGCACGCGGGCTGTCGTCGCCGGTGGGGCTCGCGTGGCGCCTCACGCGGGGCAGCATCGCGGGCTGGGCCGTGGGCGGGCTGGTGGTCGGGATCCTCGCCACGACCGTCGCCGACGTCGTCGGAGAACTCGGCTCGCAGAGCGAATCGATCGCCGAGATCCTGCAGGCGATCTCCGGCGGGGGCGATCTCACCCAGGCGACGATCACGACCTTCTTCACGATGCTCGGCATCCTCGCCGCGTGCAGCGCGGTGCAGATCGTCTGCCACGCACGCCAGGAGGAGGCGCACGGCACCGCCGAGCCGGTGCTGGCCACCGTCGTGAACCGCGTGCAGTGGCTTGCGGGGTTCATGGTGGTCGCCGCCATCGGCGTCGTCGCCGTGATCGTCGCGGCCATCCTGGGATCCGCGCTCGGCATCGCGACCCAGGGCGGCGACGGCGATCTGCTGTTCACCGTATGGGTCACCGGCGCCGGACAGGCGGTCGCGGCCGCGGTCTTCCTCGTGCTCACCGCCGTGATCTTCGTCATCGCGCCCCGGCTGACGATCCCGCTCGGCTGGACGCTCGTGATCGTCGGAATGGTGCTCGGCCTCTTCGGACCCATCTTCGGGTTCCCCGAGTGGCTCGCTAACCTCTCCCCCATCACCGTCACCCCGCTCGTGGTCGGCGATGACGTCGACCTGCAGGGGCTGTGGTGGCTGCTGGCGGTGGTCGCGGCGGGGGCGGCCGGGGCGCTCGCCCTCATGCGACGGCGCGAACTGGCGACGGCCGGGTGA
- a CDS encoding GbsR/MarR family transcriptional regulator translates to MDDDTRDSGDGQPRDDGDTAHPGARHPGAEAAEQAAAMLAAAGMPRMPARVMMALVGSPDEGYTAAEIGERLGVSPAAVSGAVRYLQTLRLVQRLSRPGDRRDRYDLADDAWGGVITSNAPMYARLGELMEQIADDNGDAPTSATRARTSADFLRFLADRMPQLVVEWEQTRYDPSPGSDPS, encoded by the coding sequence ATGGACGACGACACGCGTGACAGCGGGGACGGACAGCCCCGTGATGACGGTGACACGGCGCATCCCGGCGCCCGTCATCCCGGTGCCGAAGCGGCCGAGCAGGCGGCCGCGATGCTGGCAGCCGCGGGGATGCCGCGCATGCCGGCCCGCGTGATGATGGCCCTCGTCGGCTCGCCCGACGAGGGCTACACGGCCGCCGAGATCGGCGAGCGCCTCGGCGTCTCGCCCGCGGCCGTTTCCGGCGCGGTGCGCTACCTGCAGACGCTGCGCCTGGTGCAGCGTCTCTCCCGCCCCGGCGACCGCCGCGACCGCTACGACCTCGCCGATGATGCCTGGGGTGGGGTCATCACCTCGAACGCGCCGATGTACGCGCGCCTCGGCGAGCTCATGGAGCAGATCGCCGACGACAACGGCGACGCACCCACATCGGCGACACGCGCCCGCACGAGCGCCGACTTCCTCCGCTTCCTGGCGGATCGGATGCCGCAGCTGGTGGTCGAGTGGGAGCAGACCCGCTACGACCCGTCGCCGGGCTCCGACCCCTCGTAG
- a CDS encoding VOC family protein has product MAHGDITHIDIPVTDMENAKAFYSTLFGWQIAEVPGYEGYPMWQAPNKISGGGLAPRSDGFTQPRSYVEVDSIDDTVAAAVEAGGTVAMEKAPISPTSWWAVIVDPDGNHVGLYEGSEPGDGS; this is encoded by the coding sequence ATGGCCCACGGCGACATCACGCACATCGACATCCCCGTCACCGACATGGAGAACGCGAAGGCGTTCTACTCCACCCTGTTCGGCTGGCAGATCGCCGAGGTCCCCGGCTACGAGGGGTATCCCATGTGGCAGGCGCCGAACAAGATCTCCGGGGGCGGCCTCGCCCCGCGCAGCGACGGCTTCACCCAGCCGCGTTCGTACGTCGAGGTCGACTCGATCGACGACACCGTCGCGGCCGCCGTCGAGGCGGGCGGGACCGTCGCCATGGAGAAGGCTCCGATCAGCCCGACGAGCTGGTGGGCGGTCATCGTCGATCCCGACGGCAACCACGTCGGTCTCTACGAGGGGTCGGAGCCCGGCGACGGGTCGTAG
- a CDS encoding DUF4407 domain-containing protein codes for MSYSAHRPGRFGSEGRIEFDADAPQPEDLYLDDVRAAQAESASGGGEGGGEGPEDPYPSTDDLLAEAIAMNSTQPVVVPDPAGATEPEDGADPEAPGAPAATAAPAAEAQRDPQPQPAAEVQPEPEPAPAPEPEPEPEPAVPSRGARRPRRARGSATRRLAILGGAEGSVLDEVPTETPRFVQMFFVLAGTALVSGISMMFALTTSVQAAVWFAVPLAIVWALIIFNLDRFLTSTMRSTRNIWRLIGLAIPRVIMAAIIGIVVAEPLVLQVFHNDIAREVTTTNLTQAQSDQDAVTSGPEKLAMDAASERVAALESQAASGVVAGADTTSGATASAQQTVDDLTAKLAEQQVVIDQARALYQCELTGAGADSATGCSGVAGEGASSEAAEDQLAAAQSAYDTLAAELSGAQADLAAAQAEGTAAAGAAEAQNKQQAADELPAARAQYEAALAAYNDRAAEVAGGNADAVGLLSQIGALERLSEREPTLAWAHWLIAALFFMIELLPVLVKVLTSYGDPTLYEKADALRRQVALDRVTARSWRERAEVMDGTTA; via the coding sequence ATGTCTTATTCCGCCCACAGGCCTGGACGGTTCGGTTCCGAGGGTCGCATCGAGTTCGACGCGGACGCCCCGCAGCCCGAGGACCTGTACCTCGACGACGTGCGTGCCGCGCAGGCCGAGTCCGCTTCGGGCGGAGGCGAGGGCGGAGGCGAGGGGCCGGAGGATCCGTATCCGTCGACCGACGACCTCCTCGCCGAGGCCATCGCGATGAACTCGACCCAGCCCGTCGTCGTGCCGGATCCGGCCGGCGCGACGGAGCCTGAGGACGGCGCCGACCCGGAGGCCCCGGGGGCCCCGGCGGCCACGGCGGCCCCGGCGGCGGAGGCGCAGCGCGACCCGCAGCCGCAGCCCGCGGCCGAGGTGCAGCCGGAGCCCGAGCCCGCGCCCGCACCGGAGCCCGAGCCCGAGCCCGAGCCCGCGGTCCCGTCGCGTGGCGCGCGGCGGCCACGTCGCGCACGCGGCTCGGCGACGCGGCGGCTGGCGATCCTCGGCGGCGCCGAGGGGTCGGTGCTCGACGAGGTGCCGACCGAGACGCCGCGCTTCGTGCAGATGTTCTTCGTGCTGGCGGGGACCGCACTGGTCTCGGGCATCTCGATGATGTTCGCGCTGACGACCAGCGTGCAGGCGGCGGTCTGGTTCGCGGTGCCCCTGGCCATCGTGTGGGCGCTCATCATCTTCAACCTCGATCGCTTCCTCACCTCGACGATGCGCTCGACCCGCAACATCTGGCGGCTCATCGGGCTCGCGATCCCGCGCGTGATCATGGCGGCGATCATCGGCATCGTCGTGGCCGAGCCCCTGGTGCTGCAGGTGTTCCACAACGACATCGCGCGCGAGGTGACGACGACCAACCTCACCCAGGCGCAGTCCGACCAGGATGCCGTCACCTCCGGGCCCGAGAAGCTCGCCATGGATGCCGCGAGCGAGCGCGTTGCGGCGCTCGAGAGCCAGGCCGCCAGCGGAGTGGTCGCCGGTGCCGACACCACGTCGGGGGCGACGGCGTCGGCGCAGCAGACGGTCGACGACCTCACGGCGAAGCTCGCCGAACAGCAGGTCGTGATCGATCAGGCGCGTGCGCTGTATCAGTGCGAGCTCACCGGCGCGGGCGCCGACAGCGCCACCGGCTGCTCCGGCGTCGCCGGCGAGGGAGCGAGCTCCGAGGCCGCCGAGGATCAGCTCGCCGCCGCGCAGTCTGCGTACGACACGCTCGCCGCCGAACTGAGCGGCGCACAAGCCGACCTCGCGGCCGCGCAGGCGGAGGGCACCGCCGCGGCCGGCGCCGCGGAGGCGCAGAACAAGCAGCAGGCCGCGGACGAACTCCCCGCCGCCCGCGCGCAGTACGAGGCCGCCCTTGCCGCCTACAACGACCGTGCCGCCGAGGTGGCCGGGGGCAACGCCGACGCCGTCGGGCTCCTCAGCCAGATCGGCGCGCTGGAGCGGCTCTCGGAGCGGGAGCCGACCCTGGCGTGGGCGCACTGGCTCATCGCGGCGCTGTTCTTCATGATCGAGCTGCTGCCGGTGCTGGTGAAGGTGCTCACCAGCTACGGCGATCCGACGCTGTACGAGAAGGCGGATGCGCTGCGTCGGCAGGTGGCCCTCGACCGGGTCACCGCCCGCAGCTGGCGCGAGCGCGCCGAGGTGATGGACGGCACCACGGCCTGA
- a CDS encoding NUDIX domain-containing protein: MPVTSAGILLHRLTADGGVEVLLAHMGGPFWAAKDAGAWSIPKGEFVDGEEAALDAARREFQEEFGIAPPEGPYAELGTFPYASGKRVTVFVADGTGLSLDRMRFGEFEMEWPPRSGRTASFPEVDRAEWTGVDAARARLVKGQRPALDALLEGLDAAGA, from the coding sequence ATGCCCGTCACCAGCGCCGGCATCCTTCTGCACCGACTCACCGCCGATGGCGGCGTCGAGGTGCTCCTCGCCCATATGGGCGGGCCCTTCTGGGCCGCGAAGGATGCCGGCGCCTGGTCGATCCCGAAGGGGGAGTTCGTCGACGGCGAGGAGGCGGCGCTGGATGCCGCGCGTCGCGAGTTCCAGGAGGAGTTCGGCATCGCCCCGCCGGAGGGACCCTACGCGGAGCTCGGCACGTTTCCCTACGCCTCGGGCAAGCGCGTCACCGTGTTCGTCGCCGATGGCACCGGACTCTCCCTCGACCGGATGCGGTTCGGCGAGTTCGAGATGGAGTGGCCGCCGCGTTCGGGCAGGACGGCCTCGTTCCCCGAAGTCGACCGCGCCGAGTGGACGGGTGTGGATGCCGCGCGCGCACGCCTCGTGAAGGGGCAGCGCCCGGCACTCGACGCGCTGCTCGAGGGCCTCGACGCCGCGGGGGCATAG
- a CDS encoding aldo/keto reductase family protein, which produces MVNYRYLGNSGFKVSEITYGNWVTHGSQVGDDAALATVHRALDLGITSFDTADVYANTAAESVLGEALKGQRRESLEIFTKVYWPTGPKGPNDTGLSRKHIMDSINGSLTRLGTDYVDLYQAHRYDYETPLEETMQAFADIVRQGKALYIGVSEWTAEQLREGHALAKELKFQLVSNQPQYSALWRVIEGKVVPTSEALGISQIVWSPMAQGVLTGKYLPGQPVPAGSRATDEKGGDRFIRDFLREEVLTAVQKLKPVADEAGLTMPQLALAWVLQNKNVAAALVGASRPEQLDDTVKASGVVLDADTMAAIDEALTPVAVTDPEQTYSVSPATRVG; this is translated from the coding sequence ATGGTCAACTATCGCTATCTGGGCAACAGCGGCTTCAAGGTCTCGGAGATCACCTACGGAAACTGGGTGACCCATGGCTCGCAGGTCGGCGACGACGCGGCGCTGGCCACCGTGCATCGCGCCCTCGACCTCGGCATCACCAGCTTCGACACCGCCGACGTCTACGCCAACACGGCCGCCGAGTCGGTTCTCGGCGAGGCGCTGAAAGGTCAGCGCCGCGAGTCGCTCGAGATCTTCACGAAGGTCTACTGGCCGACCGGCCCCAAGGGCCCGAACGACACGGGCCTCAGCCGCAAGCACATCATGGACTCCATCAACGGGTCGCTCACGCGGCTCGGCACCGACTACGTGGACCTCTACCAGGCCCACCGCTACGACTACGAGACTCCGCTCGAGGAGACGATGCAGGCGTTCGCCGACATCGTGCGCCAGGGCAAGGCGCTCTACATCGGCGTCTCGGAGTGGACCGCCGAGCAGCTGCGCGAGGGTCACGCACTCGCGAAGGAGCTGAAGTTCCAGCTCGTGTCGAACCAGCCGCAGTACTCCGCGCTGTGGCGTGTCATCGAGGGCAAGGTCGTGCCGACCTCCGAGGCTCTCGGCATCTCGCAGATCGTCTGGTCGCCGATGGCGCAGGGCGTGCTGACCGGCAAGTACCTGCCCGGTCAGCCCGTTCCCGCGGGATCGCGCGCGACCGACGAGAAGGGCGGCGACCGCTTCATCCGCGACTTCCTTCGCGAGGAGGTGCTGACCGCGGTGCAGAAGCTGAAGCCCGTCGCCGACGAGGCGGGCCTGACGATGCCGCAGCTCGCGCTCGCGTGGGTGCTGCAGAACAAGAACGTGGCCGCCGCGCTGGTGGGCGCCTCGCGCCCGGAGCAGCTCGACGACACGGTGAAGGCCTCGGGCGTCGTGCTCGACGCCGACACGATGGCCGCGATCGACGAGGCGCTCACCCCCGTCGCGGTCACCGACCCGGAGCAGACCTACTCGGTCTCGCCCGCGACCCGCGTGGGCTGA
- the rlmN gene encoding 23S rRNA (adenine(2503)-C(2))-methyltransferase RlmN: protein MTSAETPRVRQVRPATEGWSQKKDAEGRPLLQFASPKRGKPPVHLADLTHEDRVAKTKELGLPGFRAKQLEKHYFTHYTGDPAKMTDLPASGREELVAGLLPPLLTEVRRLETDRGDTIKFLWKLHDGALVESVLMRYPGRITLCVSSQAGCGMNCPFCATGQAGLTRNMSAAEIVDQVVRANRLIADGGLGDPRKLGHEGERVTNIVFMGMGEPLANYARVMQAVRVMTDKAHGMGMSARGITVSTVGLVPAINKLAAEEIPVTFALSLHAPDDELRDELIPVNSRWKVDEALDAARAYFEKTGRRVSIEYALIKDMNDHGWRADLLGDKLNARGRGWVHVNPIPLNPTPGSIWTASDRDVQDEFVRRLEAKGIPTTLRDTRGKEIDGACGQLVATEDDQRVADQTPVG from the coding sequence ATGACTTCCGCTGAGACCCCGCGCGTGCGCCAGGTTCGTCCGGCGACCGAGGGTTGGTCGCAGAAGAAGGATGCCGAGGGTCGGCCCCTCCTGCAGTTCGCGAGCCCCAAGCGGGGCAAGCCGCCGGTGCACCTGGCCGACCTCACCCATGAGGATCGCGTCGCCAAGACGAAGGAGCTCGGACTCCCCGGATTCCGCGCCAAGCAGCTCGAGAAGCACTACTTCACGCACTACACCGGCGATCCCGCGAAGATGACCGACCTGCCGGCATCCGGTCGGGAAGAGCTCGTCGCAGGCCTGCTGCCGCCTCTGCTCACCGAGGTGCGCCGCCTCGAGACCGACCGCGGCGACACGATCAAATTCCTCTGGAAGCTCCACGACGGCGCTCTCGTCGAGTCCGTGCTCATGCGCTACCCCGGCCGCATCACCCTGTGCGTCTCGTCGCAGGCCGGCTGCGGCATGAACTGCCCGTTCTGCGCCACCGGCCAGGCCGGCCTCACCCGCAACATGTCGGCGGCCGAGATCGTCGACCAGGTCGTGCGCGCCAACCGTCTCATCGCCGACGGCGGACTGGGCGACCCCCGCAAGCTCGGTCACGAGGGCGAGCGGGTCACCAACATCGTCTTCATGGGGATGGGCGAGCCCCTGGCCAACTACGCCCGCGTCATGCAGGCCGTGCGCGTGATGACCGACAAGGCGCACGGCATGGGAATGAGCGCGCGCGGCATCACGGTGTCGACGGTGGGGCTCGTGCCGGCGATCAACAAGCTCGCGGCCGAGGAGATCCCCGTGACCTTCGCGCTGTCGCTGCACGCACCCGACGACGAGTTGCGCGACGAGCTCATCCCGGTCAACTCCCGCTGGAAGGTCGACGAGGCGCTCGATGCCGCGCGCGCCTACTTCGAGAAGACCGGCCGGCGCGTATCGATCGAGTACGCGCTCATCAAGGACATGAACGACCACGGCTGGCGCGCCGACCTCCTGGGTGACAAGCTCAACGCGCGCGGGCGCGGCTGGGTGCACGTCAACCCCATCCCGCTGAACCCCACACCCGGCTCGATCTGGACCGCCTCCGATCGCGACGTGCAGGACGAGTTCGTGCGACGCCTCGAGGCCAAGGGCATCCCCACCACCCTCCGGGACACCCGCGGCAAGGAGATCGACGGCGCCTGCGGGCAGCTCGTCGCCACCGAGGACGACCAGCGCGTCGCCGACCAGACGCCCGTCGGCTGA
- a CDS encoding LysE family translocator — translation MVPAENLIAFAAAALVLIVIPGPSVLFTIGRALALGRRGGLLSVLGNALGLLPIIGLVAIGVGGLVARSVVLFTILKIVGAAYLVYLGVQAIRHRRSSAAAGAAVALPRSAWRQLGEGFVVGVTNPKTIAFFVAVLPQFVDLDAGAVPLQMVTLGLVFFAIAVLSDGAWALVAASARTWFGRSPRRIETLTATGGGMMIGLGGILLFTGASH, via the coding sequence GTGGTACCCGCAGAGAACCTCATCGCCTTCGCCGCGGCGGCGCTCGTGCTGATCGTGATCCCGGGACCGAGCGTGCTGTTCACGATCGGGCGCGCGCTGGCGCTCGGCCGCCGCGGCGGACTGCTGAGCGTGCTCGGCAACGCCCTGGGCCTGCTGCCGATCATCGGCCTGGTCGCGATCGGCGTCGGCGGGCTCGTCGCCCGCTCGGTCGTGCTGTTCACCATCCTCAAGATCGTGGGCGCCGCCTACCTCGTCTACCTCGGCGTGCAGGCCATCCGTCACCGTCGGTCCTCGGCTGCGGCGGGCGCCGCGGTCGCGCTCCCCCGCTCGGCGTGGCGCCAGCTGGGCGAGGGGTTCGTCGTGGGCGTGACCAATCCCAAGACGATCGCGTTCTTCGTGGCGGTGCTCCCCCAGTTCGTCGATCTCGATGCGGGCGCGGTGCCGCTGCAGATGGTCACGCTCGGGCTGGTCTTCTTCGCCATCGCGGTGCTGTCCGACGGCGCATGGGCGCTCGTCGCGGCGAGTGCGCGCACGTGGTTCGGCCGTTCCCCGCGCCGCATCGAGACGCTCACCGCGACCGGCGGCGGCATGATGATCGGCCTGGGCGGCATCCTCCTGTTCACCGGCGCCTCGCACTGA
- a CDS encoding Cof-type HAD-IIB family hydrolase → MTASRIAFLDVDGTILDHGSSVAASTVAAIRGARAAGHLVYLCTGRSASDIHPDVAAIGFDGAITNGGAYATSAGATVVDRTMPPEAVDRLLAWAERTGYLLFLQSSDAIFASASTGRTVEKLMRRWGMHHDRDEPQSSPQRPPMFHDLAVADRSRMAKAVFLSDDTDAVERARADLGDAFHVVPGSMPLPGGSNGEIGLRDVTKGSAIADVLAHLARDAADAIGIGDSWNDVEMFEVCGVGIAMGNADPALKEIADEVTTSVREDGVHAAFVRHGLI, encoded by the coding sequence ATGACGGCCTCTCGCATCGCCTTCCTGGACGTCGACGGCACCATCCTCGATCACGGCAGCTCCGTCGCCGCCTCCACGGTCGCCGCGATCCGCGGTGCCCGGGCCGCCGGGCACCTGGTGTACCTGTGCACCGGACGATCGGCCTCGGACATCCACCCCGACGTCGCCGCCATCGGCTTCGACGGCGCGATCACCAACGGCGGCGCGTACGCCACGAGCGCAGGTGCAACGGTGGTGGATCGCACCATGCCGCCCGAGGCGGTCGACCGGCTCCTGGCCTGGGCGGAGCGCACCGGGTACCTCCTGTTCCTGCAGTCCTCCGACGCGATCTTCGCCTCCGCGTCGACCGGCCGCACCGTCGAGAAGCTCATGCGCCGCTGGGGGATGCACCACGACCGCGACGAGCCGCAGTCCTCGCCGCAGCGGCCGCCGATGTTCCACGACCTCGCCGTCGCCGACCGCTCGCGCATGGCGAAGGCGGTGTTCCTCAGCGACGACACCGACGCGGTGGAGCGGGCGCGCGCCGATCTCGGTGACGCGTTCCATGTGGTCCCGGGAAGCATGCCGCTGCCGGGCGGCTCGAACGGGGAGATCGGGCTGCGCGATGTCACCAAGGGCTCCGCGATCGCAGACGTGCTCGCCCACCTCGCGCGCGACGCGGCCGACGCGATCGGCATCGGCGACAGCTGGAACGACGTCGAGATGTTCGAGGTGTGCGGCGTGGGCATCGCGATGGGCAACGCCGATCCCGCCCTCAAGGAGATCGCCGATGAGGTCACCACGAGCGTGCGCGAGGACGGCGTGCACGCCGCGTTCGTGCGGCACGGCCTGATCTGA